The window ATTGCGACGGTCTCGCTCGCTTCCAACCGTCCGTTGCGATTCTTGTCAAATCGTTCCATCACGGTCGATGCGAGGTAATAGCGACGGTCGCGTCGCCAGTAACGTGAGTCATCTTCGCGGTCGGATGATTCGTTGCGACGGACTTCGCTTCCAACTCGGCGGTTCTTCTGCACCAGTTCGCGAGAGGCACCTGACAGAAGTCGTCGACGGGCGTAACGCTGAGCCAGTTCGACTGTGCTGAGCCGGTTGTCTTTGTCGTAATCCTCTTCGAAGGGATCACGAAACTTCCAGTCGGCTCGTTCAACTTCACGGCGGTCAAGGAAGCCATCGCCGTTTCGATCGCTTCGCGACATCGTTCGTTCGGCTTGGCGATAGTCTGAGATGGTGTATTGGAACTTCATTTCGCCCAAACCAAACTCAGGAACCATCGGCTCGTCGTCTCGAGGTCCGAACGGAAGAACCGTCACATCGGCTTCCGGATCGACTTCTCGCCCGGCAACGCCATTTTGAAGTGCGTGGTAGATTCGAGCAGCTTCCTGCCAGCGTTCGACCGAGTTGTCCCGGTTCAGGTCCATGCGGCGGGCTTCGGCCACACGTTCCAAATACGGACGAGCAAGTGCCGTGATCTCTTCTGGTTCAATGTCGCCGTCTTGATCACGATCAAGTCGTTCAAGTGATTCGCGAAGCCCTGATTGTGCTTGGGCGACGTTACCGTTCGAAACCACGATGACGCCAATGGCGGCCATCGAGACCGGCAGAGCGGCGCGAAGAACGGTGCGACGCAACGATCTGATGAGCGAAGAGGACATGGCCGCGTTCCAGTGGAATCGCATCATCGCCCTCCTCGGTCTCGCGAACGATCGCGGGATGACGATGTCGTTGATCGGCGGCTGGTGATGGTCGACGCACCGAGCACCTGTTGCAGCACTTCCCCCATCACTTCATCGCTGCTGGGGATGATGACTTCGACGGCCTGTTCTCCACGCGAATCGATTGTTTGAACGAGGGTTTCAACTTCCGCGAACAGTTGCTGAGGTGCAGTTACGATCAAGGAATTGCTGGCTTCGTGAACGGCGACCGTCATCTTCGGTTCTAAATCGCGAGCCGCTTGCGAGGCCGACTTCTTGGGTGGATTTTTTGAGTTGCCGCGGTTGTCACCATTGCGAGCCGCGTCGCGTGCTTCGGAATCGTTTCCACCACCGGCTGCCGCATTGGCTTTGCCAGCTCCTTCGGCCATGCGACCGGCGTAGGCGGCTTGAACGGCTTCGGCGACGTCCGCCGCACGGGTGTGTTTGAGTTCGATGACGCGAGAGGTGCCGTAGGTTTGCACCGTCGTGATGCTACGGTCTTTGTCGATGATCTTGAGGTAGTTTTCGATCAGGTCGATGTCGTCGGAGGATCCCTGAGCAATCAAGCGATTCAAACGCGAATCGGAAACGATCGTGATGGAACCGAACAGCAACGTCATCGTTCCGTCGCGTGTGGTCAGGAAGCTGCCCAGGTAGCCGCCGGATGAAACCGAAGTCATCGTTCCATTGATCAACGTTCCGGCTTCGCCTTCCTTGGCTGCTTCTCCGCCTTCGAGCAATTCCGCCAGCATTCGAAGCGCGTCGTCGGGACGAATGTGTTTCAGGTAGAACGCGATGGGTGGAGATGACGCGGGCTGCATCGATGTGCCGAGCGATCGCAGGTGTTGCTCGAATTCATTGAGTGCCGTGGTGTCTTCGGATTGAAGAATCAATCCACGCGACGTGATTTGGCAAGTGATCGGTTCGGATCGCGAACGTGTGACGGTTGTCAGCAGTCGAGCTTCGGTGGGTTCGTCGGTCAGGCTTCGTTTGCTGGTCAGTTCGAGAGCACCGTGATCAGCACCGGGATCTGAACTCTCGGACGCGTCGCCTTCGTCTTCGTTGGGGACACGTTCAAGGACATTGGGCGAATTGGATTCGTGTCCTGGGTAGAGGATCACCGGGTTCGTGGATTGCCAAAATTTGGCCCCGGTTTCCAACAAGCGTTCGGCATTTTTGCCTTTGAACGGAAGCACGCGAATTTGTTCGGCGTCGCTTGATACGCCACCTTTTTCGAGTCCTTCGACGATGGTTTTGATCTGGTCAATGCGATGCCGTTTTCCTCGAACGAAGAGGCGGCGGTTGCCGGGGTCAGCATCGATTCGAGGGGTGTCCGGATCGATGTCGTCCGGGTCGGCGTACTCGTCAGGCAGATCCAACATCTGGTCGATCAAGCTGATCGCGTAGGACGGATCGACGGACTTCAGTTGGATGACTTCGAACTCGTCGTCGGCAGCTTGAAGTTCTTCCACGGTTTGGCTGATTTCTGCTTGAGTTTCAGCCGACGCCAAAGCCACAATTGTGCCAGCGTCATCATCCATTGAAAGCCGAACGGTTTTGCCGGAAAGCAATGTCTGCAAAACGTTGTAGACCGTTCGAACGTTCCCGCCGGGAACGAGGTAAGACCGAAGCTGCATCGGTTCGTTTGAGGAGGCCTTGGCAGAGTCGGGTTGATCGACCG of the Rhodopirellula baltica SH 1 genome contains:
- a CDS encoding proprotein convertase P-domain-containing protein — its product is MMRFHWNAAMSSSLIRSLRRTVLRAALPVSMAAIGVIVVSNGNVAQAQSGLRESLERLDRDQDGDIEPEEITALARPYLERVAEARRMDLNRDNSVERWQEAARIYHALQNGVAGREVDPEADVTVLPFGPRDDEPMVPEFGLGEMKFQYTISDYRQAERTMSRSDRNGDGFLDRREVERADWKFRDPFEEDYDKDNRLSTVELAQRYARRRLLSGASRELVQKNRRVGSEVRRNESSDREDDSRYWRRDRRYYLASTVMERFDKNRNGRLEASETVAMGIPFGRIDLDRDGEISRDELNDHLLQVQEREDQDAEGLPPWFFERDEDGDQQISMPEFTSEWTPELLAEFESYDQNADGLLTKSELAGSTALMGGNYRNETASALPPRKTVVSEIFIEEEYLIADVDVQLSITHTHDEALDAYLVGPDETKIELFSGVGGHDDHFDRTRFDDDARLPITKARPPFEGTFIPEGRLKNQPSLSSFNGKNVQGTWQLIIVGTRSERFGLLHNWSLDITPDTSKP
- a CDS encoding secretin N-terminal domain-containing protein; the encoded protein is MNNALNFPKRWVALDECFSSRNASAGLKTKRQRSVSSKRRVRASLALAVLAGACVGTGTAAPMMSACSADEVADVAPADSVEQSNVDGQTAETLRFSFNGVPWREVIQWLADEADLALHISELPSGSFTYSDNSEFTVQEAIDRVNLFLISEGFTLVRSGRLLSVIDLTDPRGVQQLETLAEFVDAEQLADRKPHDVVKCIFSLGEIDGEDAVQELSALNLMTSPTVLNKTNQLIVTDSVAKLRSVQRVLSAFKLDEMDNGTIVQSFQLQHVTADDVLTVARPHLGLATDEMIGIDVSLSADLGGNSIFVTGIEDKVKLLEGLVKAVDQPDSAKASSNEPMQLRSYLVPGGNVRTVYNVLQTLLSGKTVRLSMDDDAGTIVALASAETQAEISQTVEELQAADDEFEVIQLKSVDPSYAISLIDQMLDLPDEYADPDDIDPDTPRIDADPGNRRLFVRGKRHRIDQIKTIVEGLEKGGVSSDAEQIRVLPFKGKNAERLLETGAKFWQSTNPVILYPGHESNSPNVLERVPNEDEGDASESSDPGADHGALELTSKRSLTDEPTEARLLTTVTRSRSEPITCQITSRGLILQSEDTTALNEFEQHLRSLGTSMQPASSPPIAFYLKHIRPDDALRMLAELLEGGEAAKEGEAGTLINGTMTSVSSGGYLGSFLTTRDGTMTLLFGSITIVSDSRLNRLIAQGSSDDIDLIENYLKIIDKDRSITTVQTYGTSRVIELKHTRAADVAEAVQAAYAGRMAEGAGKANAAAGGGNDSEARDAARNGDNRGNSKNPPKKSASQAARDLEPKMTVAVHEASNSLIVTAPQQLFAEVETLVQTIDSRGEQAVEVIIPSSDEVMGEVLQQVLGASTITSRRSTTSSSRDRSRDRGGR